DNA sequence from the Gemmatimonadales bacterium genome:
CGATCCCACCCTGATGGACGATGGCCGCCGCATGAGGGAAAAGAGCTGCATGAGGGGCATAGGGCTCGAGACGCACGGTATCGGGGACGGTGCCGATGGGTTGGTTCCCCGCATGCGCACCGACCAGCAGAACTGCTCGAACACCAAGGATTTGAACCGCAGCCAGGCTCTCCTCGAAGAAGGTCCCGGCGGCAGCCACGGCCGCACTTCCCAGGGTGAAAACAACTGGCGCCGGGCCCGCCGCCAGGAAATCGATCAGCGCGGCGGACAGTGGTTGCTCCGCATCGACGCCGTTGTACTGCACGGCCCCAGTTACCGTTACGTTCTCTGGCCAGTCGGGCTTCGGCTCGGCCAGCACGCTCGAGAACAGCGCGATAACGGCTGCCGGGGAATGCTGTCCTTCGGCCAGCGGGTTGAGCGTTGTCGGGAGACCCAGGGCACGGCGACGGTCCTCGACGGGGCGGACCCAACGGCGCGTCATTGCCTTGCCCAGCCGGGTGAAGAGACTGGCGACGCCGGGAATAGCCTCGAGACCCTTGGTCCACGGTGCGCCCGGGGCAACCGGCATATCGTAGCGCGAAAGAAACGAAATCGGCGCCAGGACTGTCGAAACCCAGGGGATCGCGGCCTTCTCGGCCAAGTAGACGGCGGCAAACGACAAGGGATGGGTCACCACCAGGTCCGCATCGGCGAGCAGCGGCGCGATATCCGCCTCGGAGTCCGCCAGTGCGGGCATCATGATCTCACGAATCAGATACTCCGTCCCGCGGGCCGGGTCCATGATGCGGGCGATGGTCGCGATGTCGTTCAGGTCGCCGTCCGGCCGGACGGCATGGAACTCGAGCCCCTCGCGCTCGACCAGATCGCGGGCGTAGCCCGGCATGGCGAGGACCGGATGATGACCGCGCGCGCGGAGCTCGAGCGCGAGGCCAACGTAGGGA
Encoded proteins:
- a CDS encoding glycosyltransferase family 1 protein — protein: MGHRIVLTSFGSYGDVFPYVGLALELRARGHHPVLAMPGYARDLVEREGLEFHAVRPDGDLNDIATIARIMDPARGTEYLIREIMMPALADSEADIAPLLADADLVVTHPLSFAAVYLAEKAAIPWVSTVLAPISFLSRYDMPVAPGAPWTKGLEAIPGVASLFTRLGKAMTRRWVRPVEDRRRALGLPTTLNPLAEGQHSPAAVIALFSSVLAEPKPDWPENVTVTGAVQYNGVDAEQPLSAALIDFLAAGPAPVVFTLGSAAVAAAGTFFEESLAAVQILGVRAVLLVGAHAGNQPIGTVPDTVRLEPYAPHAALFPHAAAIVHQGGIGTLHQALRSGRPMLTVPFSHDQPDNAHRVARLGCSRTLLPSRYRARRVARELRRLLDDPICHDRAQAVAAQVRAEGGASAACDVIESLLPR